A genome region from Leptospiraceae bacterium includes the following:
- a CDS encoding RHS repeat-associated core domain-containing protein, with protein sequence MANRMNNLNVHQSPALRMEAWSINCLVQMALTNSKNRNLLTEADSLTAEQYYVLLYYRIILLILYACRNAQTKTYDESGNMETRATDTMTYNGQGKLKQIVTGGGDTFEYLYDSTGNRIRKKAKNSGVITYNFDGLYEITKTGSEGVPHTLYFKGLYGDVFAQMTRGDAVLRREDDFSSSKSSDFFDVASSSGLLSFAKGDDFPPGSFVKDFFCSEVAGSCSEYYLNTIKFYWVKGIVKGYTVVSRVEFRVGLWIMLIVMVYLLSKILSKLSLPSRTGINDDILESSLWLRASVAKTVTPLLTISILFTFTQCGVIGGDKSKNAPWMLLASGVNSNTASVGDGGYTPYGGSGSSGSGGGNSSLVPVTGMYFLHPDHLGSITMITDGNGNVVTGKDSEGKSHISYKPYGEILRTDSGGPDISKFKFTGQEEDKESGLMYYKARYYDPMIGRFLQADSVIMPESTFGMNRYMYVDGNPMKYRDPDGHRTGNNLIANLTGGFTIAAKIGNYKNYTSENARGGIQWAKSGIKGVQDQWNRRLGREYHKPTHILANNKDTLAGLFLMNTALGEYAFMLGATAQFAAQNDMGVSFSDLMEILQYSVFLSVFGVGLAGLFTLSMSAEAKDAHEYTSVTGRKVSHGEHTENIISGFFSGIGKAYDYGTDVREKSEGRRKDWLRLEAIILAIAFSNQGSDPLANMAFAWGYYKHGLRKYDL encoded by the coding sequence ATGGCAAATAGAATGAATAACCTAAACGTACACCAAAGCCCCGCGTTAAGGATGGAAGCGTGGTCAATAAATTGCCTAGTGCAAATGGCTTTAACTAACTCAAAAAATCGCAATTTATTGACCGAAGCTGACAGCCTGACGGCAGAACAGTATTATGTGTTACTATATTACAGAATAATATTGCTTATCCTGTATGCTTGCCGTAACGCCCAAACGAAAACTTATGATGAATCGGGTAATATGGAAACACGTGCTACTGATACGATGACTTACAATGGACAAGGGAAATTAAAGCAGATAGTTACTGGTGGAGGGGATACGTTTGAGTATCTGTATGACTCAACGGGCAATCGAATTCGTAAGAAGGCTAAAAACAGTGGAGTGATTACTTACAATTTTGATGGATTATATGAAATAACCAAGACTGGTAGCGAAGGTGTACCGCATACTTTATACTTCAAAGGTCTGTATGGTGATGTGTTTGCTCAAATGACTAGAGGAGATGCTGTGTTGCGGCGTGAGGATGATTTTAGTTCTAGTAAATCCTCTGACTTTTTCGATGTTGCTTCATCTTCCGGTCTACTCTCCTTTGCTAAAGGAGATGACTTTCCCCCCGGCTCTTTCGTGAAAGATTTCTTTTGTAGTGAGGTAGCTGGATCGTGTTCAGAGTATTATTTGAATACAATAAAGTTTTATTGGGTGAAAGGGATTGTGAAGGGATATACGGTTGTTAGCCGTGTGGAGTTTAGAGTGGGATTATGGATCATGTTAATAGTGATGGTTTATTTGTTATCTAAAATTTTATCCAAACTCTCTTTACCATCACGCACTGGAATAAACGATGACATTTTAGAATCTTCTCTGTGGCTCCGTGCCTCTGTGGCAAAAACTGTTACTCCACTGCTAACAATTTCCATCCTATTCACATTCACACAATGTGGTGTGATTGGAGGAGATAAAAGTAAAAATGCTCCTTGGATGTTGCTCGCAAGTGGAGTTAATTCAAACACAGCAAGTGTGGGTGATGGTGGTTATACGCCATATGGAGGAAGTGGTTCGAGTGGTAGCGGTGGTGGTAACTCGTCGTTAGTTCCTGTGACTGGGATGTATTTTTTACATCCAGATCATTTAGGAAGTATCACGATGATTACGGATGGAAATGGGAATGTGGTGACTGGTAAGGATAGTGAAGGTAAGTCGCATATATCTTACAAACCTTACGGGGAGATTTTGAGGACGGATTCTGGTGGTCCGGATATTTCGAAGTTTAAGTTTACGGGGCAGGAAGAAGATAAAGAGTCTGGTTTGATGTATTACAAGGCTAGGTATTATGACCCGATGATCGGGAGATTTTTGCAAGCGGATAGTGTTATTATGCCGGAGTCTACGTTTGGGATGAATCGGTATATGTATGTTGATGGGAATCCGATGAAGTATCGTGATCCGGATGGGCATAGAACAGGCAATAACTTAATAGCTAATCTAACTGGAGGATTTACAATTGCAGCTAAAATTGGGAATTATAAAAATTATACATCTGAAAATGCAAGAGGTGGAATACAGTGGGCAAAATCAGGAATAAAAGGAGTTCAAGATCAGTGGAACCGTCGTTTAGGAAGAGAGTATCACAAACCAACTCATATATTAGCAAATAATAAAGATACGCTCGCCGGATTATTTTTAATGAATACAGCTCTTGGCGAATACGCTTTTATGCTCGGAGCAACTGCACAGTTTGCGGCACAGAATGATATGGGAGTTTCGTTTTCTGATCTTATGGAAATATTACAATATAGTGTTTTTCTAAGTGTCTTCGGTGTTGGACTTGCTGGTCTGTTTACGCTGAGTATGAGTGCGGAGGCTAAAGATGCACATGAATACACATCAGTTACTGGAAGAAAAGTTTCTCACGGTGAACACACCGAAAATATAATTAGTGGGTTTTTCAGTGGTATTGGAAAAGCTTATGACTACGGTACTGACGTGAGAGAGAAGTCAGAAGGGCGCAGGAAAGATTGGCTCAGATTAGAAGCGATAATTTTAGCAATTGCATTTAGTAATCAGGGATCGGATCCGCTTGCTAACATGGCATTCGCCTGGGGATATTATAAACATGGATTGAGAAAATATGATCTATAA
- a CDS encoding RHS repeat-associated core domain-containing protein — MRLIILIHLVRRNAQTMNTYDEKNNITKIEDKIEPSRTQEFLYDSQNRLTEAKGKYGVETYTYGDNGNLMKKSLSLVDISTGSMSGLTQPFVYTYGNANHAGAKHAVTSVTSPSTGTIDYSYDESGNMETRATDTMTYNGQGKLKQIVTGGGDTFEYLYDSTGNRIRKKAKNSGVITYNFDGLYEITKTGSEGVPHTLYFKGLYGDVFAQMTRNDAVLRGDDVSSSKSSDFFDVASSSGLLSFAKGDDFPPGSNGVAATLNKAVIVDSTGSSTKALEMTTSAKSFFCDEVAGSCSTYYLNAVKFYWVKGVVRGYTVVSRVEFRVGLWIMLIVMVYLLSQILYKLSLPSRTGINDDLSKNPLFPLRLCASVASISILFTFTQCGVIGGDKSKNAPWMLLASGVNSNTASVGDGGYTPYGVSGANGSVGGNSSLVPVTGMYFLHPDHLGSITMITDGNGNIVTDNTGKSHISYKPYGEILRTDSGGPDISKFKFTGQEEDKESGLMYYKARYYDPVIGRFLQADSMAFPERIMGMNRYMYVEGNPVKFGDRSGNKISTQQAYAIMGYLTAPQGSKEAGAIAGWMHGHKVNRREQRAENNARVQKGINAYAAYLMTDAKTMKDGLSIMVAGGGYRSLSEPYLEKGLDSDLKMAAIGYMLNGAEGAVDGYMLGAQIDRKKKYRRAGRAYGNIVGFLGAVGVIFTVGSGLLAMNPHPQNSKDPDPYGVERETFAGDSATLLQLGLLPIGVAADNNADKFDSKHINSAIVSCAASAVSNDPVSQAACIFFANVK; from the coding sequence ATGCGTTTAATCATTCTTATTCACTTGGTTCGCCGTAACGCCCAAACAATGAATACGTATGATGAAAAGAATAATATAACGAAGATAGAAGATAAAATTGAACCATCGAGGACCCAAGAGTTTTTATATGATAGTCAGAATCGTTTGACAGAGGCTAAGGGTAAGTATGGCGTTGAGACTTATACTTATGGCGATAATGGGAATTTGATGAAAAAGTCTCTCAGCTTAGTTGACATTTCGACAGGCTCAATGTCCGGTCTTACACAACCTTTTGTATATACATACGGGAATGCTAATCACGCTGGAGCTAAACATGCTGTTACATCTGTAACGAGTCCTAGCACAGGAACGATTGATTATTCTTATGATGAATCGGGTAATATGGAAACACGTGCTACTGATACGATGACTTACAATGGACAAGGGAAATTAAAGCAGATAGTTACTGGTGGAGGGGATACGTTTGAGTATCTGTATGACTCAACGGGAAATCGAATTCGTAAGAAGGCTAAAAACAGTGGAGTGATTACTTACAATTTCGACGGATTATACGAAATAACCAAGACTGGTAGTGAAGGTGTACCGCATACTTTATACTTCAAAGGATTGTATGGTGATGTATTTGCACAGATGACTAGGAATGATGCTGTGTTGCGTGGGGATGATGTTAGTTCTAGTAAATCCTCTGACTTTTTCGATGTTGCTTCATCTTCCGGTCTACTCTCCTTTGCTAAAGGAGATGACTTTCCCCCCGGCTCTAACGGAGTAGCGGCTACTTTGAATAAAGCGGTCATTGTGGATTCGACAGGCTCATCAACCAAGGCTCTCGAAATGACAACTAGTGCAAAAAGCTTTTTCTGCGATGAAGTTGCTGGTTCTTGTTCGACATACTATTTGAATGCAGTAAAGTTTTATTGGGTTAAAGGTGTCGTCAGGGGATATACGGTTGTTAGCCGTGTGGAGTTTAGAGTGGGATTATGGATTATGTTAATAGTGATGGTTTATTTGTTATCCCAAATTTTATACAAACTCTCTTTACCATCACGCACTGGAATAAACGATGACCTCTCAAAAAACCCTCTTTTCCCTCTGCGCCTCTGTGCCTCTGTGGCAAGCATATCCATCCTATTCACATTCACACAATGCGGTGTGATTGGAGGAGATAAAAGTAAAAATGCTCCTTGGATGTTACTTGCAAGTGGAGTCAATTCGAATACAGCAAGTGTGGGTGATGGTGGTTATACGCCGTATGGTGTTAGTGGTGCTAACGGTAGCGTCGGTGGTAACTCGTCGTTAGTTCCTGTGACTGGGATGTATTTTTTACATCCAGATCATTTAGGAAGTATCACGATGATTACAGATGGAAATGGAAATATCGTTACGGATAATACTGGTAAATCGCATATATCTTACAAACCTTACGGGGAGATTTTGAGGACGGATTCTGGTGGTCCGGATATTTCGAAGTTTAAGTTTACGGGGCAGGAAGAAGATAAAGAGTCTGGTTTGATGTATTACAAGGCGAGGTATTATGATCCGGTCATTGGGCGATTCTTGCAGGCGGATTCGATGGCGTTTCCTGAGAGGATAATGGGTATGAACCGGTATATGTATGTTGAGGGAAATCCGGTTAAGTTTGGGGATAGAAGTGGGAATAAAATTTCTACGCAACAGGCTTATGCAATAATGGGATATTTGACTGCGCCTCAGGGAAGCAAGGAAGCGGGCGCTATTGCCGGCTGGATGCATGGGCATAAAGTTAATAGACGAGAGCAACGAGCAGAAAATAATGCACGGGTTCAGAAGGGGATTAATGCGTATGCCGCATACTTGATGACCGATGCCAAAACAATGAAAGACGGACTATCTATAATGGTAGCCGGTGGAGGATACAGATCACTCTCGGAGCCGTATTTAGAGAAAGGTTTAGATAGTGATTTAAAAATGGCTGCTATTGGCTACATGTTAAACGGTGCAGAAGGAGCCGTTGACGGGTATATGCTCGGAGCACAGATTGATAGAAAGAAGAAATACAGACGCGCGGGAAGAGCTTATGGGAATATAGTTGGATTTCTCGGTGCCGTAGGAGTAATATTTACAGTAGGTAGTGGATTACTTGCCATGAATCCGCACCCTCAAAATAGTAAGGATCCTGATCCATATGGGGTAGAGAGAGAAACCTTTGCAGGAGATTCTGCTACTTTGTTGCAGCTTGGTTTACTTCCTATTGGAGTAGCGGCAGATAACAACGCAGATAAATTCGATTCAAAGCATATAAATTCCGCAATCGTAAGTTGCGCAGCATCAGCCGTATCAAACGATCCAGTTAGTCAGGCTGCCTGTATATTCTTCGCTAATGTTAAATAG